A stretch of the Parachlamydia acanthamoebae genome encodes the following:
- a CDS encoding phosphatase PAP2 family protein has translation MTTLINFESLHFLELELIRSIHAFRAPFMDNFFTPFDFFDRKEFFLILIPTMWFLRGWKAGLSLMSILLISGLTNSALKEYFSSPRPFHIDPSLGIIQVSGYGFPSGAAQTVILLSGILLSYWKSSLMWFIATIYVLFVSFSRVYLGIHFPSDIIVGWLVGLFLWKFYTYMQPLIERWLTNFQSHFLIR, from the coding sequence GTGACCACTTTAATAAATTTTGAATCTTTACATTTTTTAGAATTAGAATTGATTCGATCCATTCATGCATTCAGAGCACCGTTTATGGATAATTTCTTTACGCCCTTTGACTTTTTTGATCGAAAAGAATTTTTCTTGATTTTGATTCCTACGATGTGGTTCTTAAGAGGGTGGAAAGCAGGTCTAAGCTTAATGTCTATTTTGTTAATCAGTGGTTTGACGAATTCAGCATTAAAGGAATACTTCTCATCACCTCGGCCTTTTCATATAGATCCTAGCCTGGGAATTATTCAAGTAAGCGGCTATGGATTTCCAAGCGGGGCTGCTCAGACAGTTATTTTGCTATCAGGCATTTTATTAAGTTATTGGAAAAGTTCTTTGATGTGGTTCATTGCAACTATTTACGTTTTATTCGTGTCCTTTTCTCGTGTGTATTTAGGTATTCACTTCCCCAGTGATATCATTGTCGGATGGCTTGTCGGTTTATTTTTGTGGAAATTTTATACGTATATGCAGCCTCTTATTGAAAGATGGTTAACAAACTTTCAATCTCACTTTCTAATTAGGTAG
- a CDS encoding YggS family pyridoxal phosphate-dependent enzyme, whose protein sequence is MTSVQDNYLKIKVRIEEYARKYGRASDEISLIAVSKTYPVESIQTVYEAGCRNFGESRVQEALQKQPRLPSDIQWHLIGSLQLNKVSKIVGKFTLIHSVDSFELAKKISETSLKLGVQTSILLQVNTSGELTKHGWSGEACQKDYEHILSLSGICVEGLMTMAPFSNDEQAVRNCFQKLRLLKERLSISGGRLLPHLSMGMSNDFGWAIAEGATLLRIGTAIFAN, encoded by the coding sequence GCTCGCAAATATGGTCGTGCTTCTGACGAGATCTCTCTCATCGCAGTTTCAAAAACCTACCCTGTAGAATCGATCCAGACCGTGTATGAAGCGGGTTGTCGCAATTTTGGTGAAAGCCGTGTTCAAGAAGCCTTACAAAAGCAACCCCGTTTGCCTTCCGATATTCAATGGCATCTGATAGGCTCTTTGCAGCTTAATAAAGTTTCTAAAATTGTGGGGAAATTTACACTCATTCATTCTGTCGATAGCTTTGAGTTAGCCAAAAAAATTTCTGAGACAAGCTTAAAGCTGGGCGTTCAAACTTCTATTCTTCTTCAGGTCAATACATCTGGTGAATTGACAAAGCATGGATGGTCGGGCGAAGCGTGCCAAAAAGATTACGAGCACATTCTTTCTCTTTCTGGAATTTGTGTAGAAGGACTCATGACAATGGCTCCTTTCTCTAATGACGAACAGGCAGTGAGAAACTGTTTTCAAAAGTTGCGCCTATTGAAAGAGCGGTTGAGCATTTCTGGCGGGCGGCTTCTCCCTCATTTATCAATGGGAATGTCGAATGACTTTGGTTGGGCGATTGCCGAAGGGGCTACGTTGTTGAGGATTGGAACTGCCATTTTTGCTAATTGA